In Leishmania mexicana MHOM/GT/2001/U1103 complete genome, chromosome 20, one genomic interval encodes:
- a CDS encoding elongation factor-2 kinase-like protein gives MLLVKTKAAAAPQPSRAPVPESSPKEWTSPMHTHEGAEHLPTDEPDVLVPAHKYVYDVKTCAWKGVDTMLRVLHPNRGLSQGTMRVCFALEELDETGFSSQMVAKMFRHNISRVVESDYFNEGEAQCICGILAEKFNRVQVPEGFQRHVVSFLQCETVRIKLSEVPEAYQDKRSGFFSYRTTDSADILFAMEPRLKGNFTKYTNNFGDVYDGFEKRRTLEEETKRHRVLMAVEAFSHFTLVESGGSMLVCDLQGVNDFLTDPQIHTVDGKGLGMGNMGQEGIDKWMGAHVCNEVCRAMMLEPVSNGLRNFLRTAENESRVSYYQILRAKLRSRNSVRPEDIIPLSKPLSLMSDDERLEYAMRLSALLSG, from the coding sequence GAGTGGACCTCACcgatgcacacgcacgaaggCGCGGAACACTTGCCCACGGACGAGCCGGATGTGCTGGTGCCGGCGCATAAGTACGTTTACGATGTAAagacgtgtgcgtggaagGGAGTAGACACGATGCTTCGCGTGCTACACCCGAATCGCGGTTTGAGCCAGGGGacgatgcgcgtgtgcttcgcGTTGGAGGAGCTGGACGAGACTGGGTTCAGCTCCCAAATGGTGGCGAAGATGTTTCGCCATAATATTTCAAGGGTGGTGGAGAGCGACTACTTCAACGAAGGCGAGGCGCAGTGCATCTGCGGCATTTTGGCGGAGAAGTTCAACAGGGTACAAGTGCCGGAGGGCTTTCAGCGGCACGTCGTCTCGTTCCTGCAGTGCGAGACGGTGCGCATCAAGCTGAGCGAGGTGCCGGAGGCGTACCAGGACAAGCGATCGGGCTTCTTCTCATACCGCACAACGGACTCTGCCGACATCCTCTTTGCAATGGAGCCGCGCCTAAAAGGGAACTTTACCAAGTACACAAACAATTTTGGTGACGTGTATGATGGCTTTGAGAAGCGGCGGACtttggaggaggagacgaagCGGCACCGCGTACTCATGGCGGTAGAGGCCTTCTCGCACTTTACCCTGGTGGAGAGTGGTGGCTCGATGCTCGTGTGCGATCTGCAAGGCGTAAACGACTTCCTTACAGACCCGCAGATTCACACGGTGGATGGCAAGGGACTCGGCATGGGCAACATGGGGCAGGAGGGCATCGACAAGTGGATGGGGGCTCACGTATGCAACGAGGTGTGCAGAGCCATGATGCTCGAACCGGTTTCCAATGGCCTGAGAAACTTCCTGCGAACGGCAGAGAATGAGAGTCGCGTAAGCTACTATCAGATTCTCCGGGCCAAGCTGCGCAGTCGAAACTCGGTGCGTCCCGAGGACATCATTCCGCTGTCAAAGCCGCTCTCTTTGATGTCCGATGATGAGCGGTTGGAGTACGCCATGCGGctctcggcgctgctgtcggggTGA